From one Lotus japonicus ecotype B-129 chromosome 3, LjGifu_v1.2 genomic stretch:
- the LOC130744542 gene encoding uncharacterized protein LOC130744542, producing the protein MGLNVNSSTQSKKASATKDSRTHARKHYKSRTKTMNVLEAPAFEEVSNEDTSANDVPDVEASVSHAEACVPDVPEKEISPSQESSSSSKYFESENEAHQDVSSEESSKAPPSIHEVSNAEDSNDVPMASVAARMKRRRRVPVEETPSVSQKKAKSTPATYTLRQVDMKSKGKHKVVESSDKKVKKTAEKKKKIPRVDLESESDIEADVQDILTSEKKKFSGKRIPRDVPSFPIDNFSFHAAENVLKWKYVCKRRIAKERGIGIDVLECKEIVALIERAGLRKTVLGIGKCYGRLVKEFLVNLSDDVGIPGSAEFRKVYVCGRCVTFSPAVINQALGRSAVEFVKESCLWTLIGVVNWIPSHHTSTISAILAKLIYRIGTEIPFHFGSLVFAQTLKHAETCDVKLPISFPSLLTAIILKQHPDILRMDDVAVSKGA; encoded by the exons ATGGGTTTGAATGTGAATTCTTCCACTCAATCCAAGAAGGCTTCTGCAACGAAGGATTCAAGAACCCATGCCAGAAAGCACTACAAGTCGCGTACTAAAACCATGAATGTTCTTGAAGCACCTGCTTTTGAGGAAGTTTCCAATGAAGACACCTCTGCCAATGATGTGCCCGATGTTGAGGCATCTGTCTCTCACGCAGAAGCTTGTGTTCCTGATGTGCCTGAAAAGGAGATTTCACCATCTCAGGAATCTTCTTCTTCGTCCAAATATTTTGAATCAGAGAATGAAGCCCACCAGGATGTTTCTTCAGAGGAGTCTAGCAAAGCCCCACCGTCTATTCATGAAGTTTCAAATGCTGAAGACTCAAATGATGTGCCTATGGCAAGTGTTGCTGCCAGGATGAAGAGGAGAAGAAGGGTTCCTGTTGAAGAAACCCCCTCTGTTTCACAGAAGAAGGCCAAATCCACTCCTGCCACCTACACATTAAGGCAAGTGGATATGAAGAGCAAGGGAAAACACAAGGTTGTGGAGTCTTCTGACAAGAAGGTGAAGAAGACtgctgagaagaagaaaaagattccAAGGGTTGATCTGGAATCTGAGTCTGATATTGAAGCCGATGTCCAGGACATCCTGACTTCTGAGAAGAAGAAATTTTCTGGTAAGCGCATCCCTCGGGATGTTCCCTCTTTTCCTATTGATAATTTCTCTTTTCATGCTGCTGAGAATGTTCTCAAGTGGAAGTATGTTTGCAAGCGTCGAATTGCAAAGGAAAGGGGGATTGGCATTGATGTGCTTGAGTGTAAGGAAATTGTTGCTCTTATTGAGAGGGCTGGTCTGAGGAAGACAGTTCTGGGTATTGGGAAGTGTTATGGGAGGCTAGTGAAGGAGTTCCTAGTCAATTTGTCTGATGATGTTGGTATTCCTGGAAGTGCTGAGTTCAGGAAAGTGTATGTGTGTGGAAGATGTGTAACCTTCTCCCCTGCTGTGATCAACCAAGCACTTGGAAGGAGTGCTGTGGAATTTGTAAAGGAGAGCTGTCTTTGGACTCT gattggagTGGTGAATTGGATTCCCTCTCACCATACTTCTACTATCTCTGCCATTCTGGCCAAACTAATCTACAGAATTGGGACTGAGATCCCCTTTCATTTTGGTTCACTGGTGTTTGCTCAAACCTTGAAGCATGCAGAGACTTGTGATGTGAAGCTGCCCATTTCATTCCCCTCTCTCCTAACTGCCATCATCCTGAAGCAGCATCCTGATATTCTCAGAATGGATGATGTGGCTGTATCCAAGGGTGCCTAA